The following proteins come from a genomic window of Bacteroidota bacterium:
- a CDS encoding T9SS type A sorting domain-containing protein has translation MGKWLRNSICGAAMFFSVNFAFADSATFFWDFGAGATPQTSTQQNPTGILFSSTGAKSVTLTVNRFGCTATITKNVSVTNVISGNKITICHKGNTISVSQNALQAHLNHGDCIGACNTTGARFSNESVEATPSAEIILTAIPNPFSEKTEIEFMTDRDEEISIEAYNYSGQLVRQLCFAKTEAGKKSKIMFDAHGLSKGMYFIKAQTTSEVRIIKLVLIQ, from the coding sequence ATGGGAAAGTGGTTAAGGAATAGTATATGCGGAGCAGCAATGTTTTTTTCTGTCAACTTTGCGTTTGCCGACAGCGCAACTTTCTTTTGGGATTTTGGCGCAGGCGCAACTCCCCAAACCTCTACTCAACAAAACCCAACAGGGATTTTGTTTTCTTCCACAGGTGCTAAATCAGTTACGCTCACAGTAAACCGTTTTGGATGTACCGCCACTATTACTAAAAATGTTTCGGTAACAAATGTAATCAGTGGTAACAAAATCACCATCTGCCATAAGGGGAATACGATTTCTGTAAGTCAAAATGCTTTACAGGCGCATCTAAATCATGGTGATTGTATTGGTGCCTGTAATACTACTGGTGCAAGATTTAGTAATGAAAGTGTGGAAGCAACTCCTTCGGCAGAAATTATTTTGACTGCGATACCGAATCCTTTTTCAGAGAAAACAGAAATTGAATTCATGACAGATAGAGATGAAGAAATTTCCATTGAAGCGTATAATTATTCCGGGCAACTCGTGCGCCAGTTGTGCTTTGCTAAAACCGAAGCCGGAAAGAAATCAAAAATCATGTTTGATGCTCATGGATTAAGTAAGGGAATGTATTTTATAAAAGCGCAAACCACAAGTGAAGTACGCATCATAAAACTTGTGTTGATACAATGA
- a CDS encoding T9SS type A sorting domain-containing protein produces RCTIYPNPTSGVFNVQMSQFENLKMKDIEIYNMYGEKVPAHFQINSSSNSQIDLSSPPAGIYFIELNTSKGNYHGKVVKE; encoded by the coding sequence CACGATGTACGATTTATCCTAATCCCACGAGCGGAGTGTTTAATGTGCAGATGAGCCAATTTGAAAATTTGAAAATGAAAGACATTGAAATATATAATATGTACGGAGAAAAAGTGCCTGCTCATTTTCAAATTAACTCATCTTCAAATTCTCAAATTGATTTGTCTTCTCCGCCCGCAGGAATTTATTTCATTGAACTGAACACTTCAAAAGGAAATTATCATGGGAAAGTGGTTAAGGAATAG